The DNA region ACCGCATCCTTCAAAGTAGATCAAAATAAACAAATTTGGTATGACCATGGCACGGGACAAGGTGGAGACTTGATAGATTTTATCAAGGCATTTCATCGATGTGATTTCAAAGAATCTTTGATAAAACTGCAAGAATACTTGGGATTAAATCCTTCAACAATGGAGGCAAAAAACAAACAGAATATCGAGCAAGACAATTTCGAAAATGCGGATAGGCATATCCAAATTATTGCAGAACGTTCCGTCCAAAAATATTATTTGAGACAATATATTCAAAGTAGAAGTATCTCTATTTCCCTTGCCGAAAAGTATTTGAAAGAAGTAGATTATTCATTGAATGGACGATACTATACAGCCTTAGGATTTGCAAACAATGGCGGCGGTTATGAGCTGCGAAACAAATATTTCAAGGGAAGTTCTATGCCAAAAGCGCCAACGATTCTTTCATTAAAAGAAGGTAAAAATGATTTTTCACAGCAGAGTTTGGCAGTCTTTGAGGGCTTTTTTAGCATGTTATCTTTTCTAGAATTACTCGAAAAAGACAAGCACTTTGCAGAAAAACCGGATGGTATTCTAGTGCTAAACTCGCTTTCTTTTCTGAATAAATCACAAGATTTGATTTTATCCTTTGGTCAAATAGATCTGTATTTGGACGGTGATATGGCGGGTAAAAAGGCAACCGAGCAAGCACTTTCTTGGAGTGAAAAGATAAGAGATTATAGCCATTTATACGAAGGTTTTAAAGATTTAAATACTTACTTGGTGGCTCAAAATTTACAACACAAAGAGCAGGAAGATCCTAAGATATCTTATGGTTTACGACGATGACCCTTTCTTTTCATCCGCCAATAAATTTCTCAAAAATCATAGTTCAAGAAGTTTTTAAAATAAATTTTTAGGGTGCTTTATGTTACCCATTTAATCAGCTCATTTTTTCATCTGAAAAAAGCTGTATTGGAAGCCTTGAATATCCGCGTGGATATAGCAAGTTGTTCAATTGTTTCACAATTGGACTTGCAAGGCCTTTGTCCATTGGAGCAAAGGCATTAAAAAAGACTTCGGAACTCGTCTTTTTTCTTTTGGAATCGTATTTCATTCATTGAATCATAAATGCATTTATATGGAATCACACAAGCAAGAAAATAGAAATCTGTGGCTTCATGTTCGCTTAACTATATCTGAAATGAATCAAGTTAGAGATGCCATTGCATCCAGTACAGAACGCAAAATAAGTACCTATGCCCGGAAATTAATTCTGGGTCAACCAGTCATTTTAAAAGTACGCAACGCTTCCACTGATGCATTTATTCAAGAGTTGAATACACTTAAAAGAGAACTGTCTGCCATCGGTAGCAATTTCAATCAAGTTGTAAAAAATATCAACACTTTAAAAGATTCTCCCGAAGGTAGAATATGGTTTCCGTTGGCATTGGAAAACCAAAAAAGATTGATAGAAAAGATTAGTGTTATACAAGAACAAATCCAACAATTTGCCAGACAATGGTTGCAAAAATAATGGTAGGTAAAAATATGAATGGAGCATTGAGCTATAATGAAATTAAAGTTTCAGAAGCAAAAGCAGCCTTGTTGCATGCAGACGGTTTTCTGTTATCATTGGAACAACTTTCCTTTCAAGATAAGCTATTTGTATTCTCCAATAGGACTGAGTTGAACGATCGGGCTAAAAGCAATTGTGTGCATATCAGTATCAATTTTGACAAGAAAGATGCTTTAAATAAAAGTGATTTACTTTCTATTACGGAAAAATACCTGAAACAAATTGGATTTAATGAGCAGCCTTATTTGATATATGAACATTACGATGCCGCACATAAACATGTCCATTTAGTAACTACCAACATTAGATCCGACGGCACACAGATACCGATGTATAATTTGGGACGAGAAAAAAGTATGAAAGCATGCCGTGGATTGGAAACAGAATATGGATTGGTCAATGCCACCTCAAAAAAACAAGGTGAACTAGAATCGCTAAAACCCATCTTAGAGAAAGTTATTTATGGCAAAAGCGAAACCAAGTCTGCAATTTCCAACGTAGTAAGGGCGATTATTAGAGACTATAAATTCACTTCGTTAGCAGAAATGAATGCGGTATTAAAAGGATTTAACGTGGAAGCCTACAGAGGAGAAAAAGGAACTAAGATGTTTGAAAAAAGTGGTTTGACCTATCACGTATTGGATAAGAAAGGTAATCACATTGGTGTTCCCATTAAAGCAAGCTCTATATATACCAAACCGACTCTAAAAAATATGGAATCTATTTTCTTGGCAAATAAAAGCAAAAAAATCCTCCATAAGAACCAGTTGCAAAGAACTATTGATAAGGTGCTACAGTCGCCCATCCAAGACCGCTTTTTCTTTCAGTTAATGTTAAAAAAGCAAGGTGTTGATGTTCTGTTTCGGGAAAATGAATCCATGGTTTATGGTATTACGTTTATCGATCATAACACTAAATGCGTATTCAATGGTAGTGATTTAGGTAAAGGATACACAGCTAAAAGAATATTGGAACGTATTGCAGAAAGTGGTTTTTGGGAACAACAAAAACAAGAAGATTCCTACAATGAATTGAAAAATTACATCCAAAAAATGGACTATAATATAGGTGCACAAAAGATGTTAGAACAAATATATAAGGATGGTTATCAACTGGAAATAGGACAGAATAGTTTAGGCAATAATAAATATTTTTTATCCTTTCATAATAGTGAGAATGGTTCTCGTGTGGGAAGCGTCAACCGATTTGACCGGTATTTTGAAGACGGAAATATTACAGAAAAACTATGCAATCATCTCAACGAATACCTATTAAAAAATGGCGTACAGCAAATACAGCAATACATTCAACATTTATTTTCTGCACAATCCGATAATTATTTTGGTCATACCACTGCTGATAAAAAGAAACCTAAACGTAAAATTAATTGGTAAGAAATGACTGGAGAAAACGAACAAGGATTAAGGGCGATGCTGGATTTTACCAGACTGATCAGCATTGCTATTTTGATGATCCATTTCTATGGGATCTGCCACGGCGCATTTACTCATTGGGGATGGACCTCCCCTATTATTGATCATATTGCCCATAATTTTTGGAAGCTGCCCATCTTCAAAACCGTATTATTTACTAAGGTTTCTGCATTACTGATGTTGGTGGTTTACCTGTTTGGAATACGTGGCAAGAAGGATGAAAAAATTAGTATCAAAGCCGCATTGGCGTATTGCATAACAGGATTACTATTTTATTTTCTGTCCAATTTCCTGTTATATATCAAAGCTGATCTAATTCAAATATCGCTGTATTATATAGGCATGACCGCTGCCGGTTATCTATTAATGGTTACTGGAGGCACTTATTTATCTCGGATATTAAAACTAAAAATACGCAGGGATATCTTCAATACGGAAAACGAAACCTTTCCGCAGGAAGAACGCTTATTGGAAAATGAGTATTCTTTTAATCTACCAGCTAGATATCAACTCAATGGCAAACTAAGAAAAAGTTGGATCAATATTATCAATCCCTTTCGTGCATTACTTGTAGCAGGTACACCAGGTGCAGGTAAAACCTATTTTGTGGTTCGCAATGTAATAGAGCAACAAATCCGAAAAGGCTTTTCCATGTTCTTGTATGATTTCAAATATGATGATTTAAGCAAGATTGCTTATAATTCCTTATTGGAAAACTACAAACATTACAAAGTTCCACCATCCTTCTATGTCGTTAATTTCGATACACCGATGTATCGTTGCAATCCATTGGAGCCGGAAGCAATGCGGGACATTAGCGATGCTACAGAAGCAGCAAGAACGATACTATTGGGCCTAAATAGAGATTGGATCAAAAAACAAGGAGAATTCTTTGTGGAATCTCCCATTAATTTTCTGACCGCTATTATTTGGTTTTTAAAAAAATACGAAGGCGGTAAGTATTGTACCTTGCCCCATGCGATCGAGATGATGCAACAAGATTATAATGATTTATTTCCCGTATTGAATAGTGAACCTGAAATTGAAGTACTTATTAATCCTTTTATTTCCGCCTATAAAAATAATGCAAAAGAACAATTGGAAGGTCAGACGGCCTCAGCCAAAATTGCCATGGCACGGTTATCTTCTCCCAATATCTACTATGTACTTAGTGGGAATGATTTTACCTTAGATATTAATAATCCAGACGCTCCCAAGATTGTCTGTATGGCCAATAATCCAGAGAAATCCCAAACCTATGGCGCAGTTATTTCGTTGTTTGTTTTTCGATTGTTAAGAGTCATCTTACATAAAGGGCGAAATAAAAGTTCTCTAATAGTAGATGAACTACCATCCATTTTTCTCAATGGTATTGAACAATTTATTGCTGTTGCTAGAAGCTACAAGGTAAGTACTGTCTTATGTGTGCAAGATTTCAGCCAACTAGTCAAAGACTATGGAAAAGAACTGGCAGAAGTGATTGTCAATATTTGTGGTAATGTGATTAGTGGACAGGTAACAGGTGATACGGCCAAACAACTCAGTGAACGTTTTGGCAAGATTGTCCAAGAGCGAGAAAGCGTCAGCATCAACCGCAATGATACTTCTATAAGTAGATCAACTCAACTAGATAGTGCCATTCCTGCTTCAACAATTGCCACACTCAGTTCTGGTGAGTTTGTGGGTATTGTGGCAGATAATCCCGAGGAGCGTATAGATTTGAAAACCTTTCATTCTGAAATTATCAATGATCATAAAGCTATAGCCACAAAAGAAAAAAGATTCAAAGAGATTCCACTAGTTAGAGATATCTCTGCGGAAGAAATACAAAACAATTTTATCCAAATCAAAAATGATGTAGATGCGATTATTCGGTCAGTAAGTGAAATGATCAATAAGAAACAAGGAACGTTTGCCAAACAAAAGAGTTATTGAATTTTATCGTGGTAAATTTTATATATTAAGCTTTAAGGCCCATTCATTGAAAGGAATGTTTAGATTGAATTCATAAGGTATTATTGTATAGATAGATTAAAATCAAAATACTGGCATGTTTTAATATCATTGTAATATCTTCACAATGAATTAAATCAAATAATTTACACAAAAAACATGGTGGACTTCAAAAAAAGACTTGGGAGCAAATCCATAGAGAAAAAAATAAATCCTATCGAAATTTATGATTCATTAGACAGGAGAAGTGAGACTGGACCATTGAGACCTGCACAGGAGCATATTTTGAAAGAATGGTATAATGAAAGAAAAGATAGAAACAATCTTATTATTAAATTACATACAGGTCAGGGAAAAACTTTGATTGGCCTTTTAATACTTCATTCAAAGCTAAATAGCAAAAATTCACCTTGCTTATATGTATGTCCGAACATTTACTTAGCTAAGCAAACAGTTCAGGAAGCTAAGAAATTTGGAATTCCACATTGTTCGCTTATTGATGAAAAGGAAATTCCTGACGAGTTTTTAAATGGAGATAAAATATTGATAACCTATGTTCAAAAAGTATTTAATGGCAAAAGTGTTTTTGGACTGAACAATAATTCAATTAATGTAAACTCTATCATACTAGATGATTCACACGCTTGTATTGATTCAATAAAATCATCCTTTACAATAAATATTAAAAAGGAAGAATCCATTTACACCAAAATGTTAACTCTATTCTATGAGGATCTTGAAAATCAAGGAGAAGGAAGCCTTTTAGATATTAAAGAAGGGAAGTTTGAAACTATTTTAGCTATACCATATTGGAGTTGGATAAACAAAAAAACAGAAGTATTAAAACTTCTTGCCGAAAATGAAGATCAAAATAAATCAATCTTATTTACTTGGTCAATATTAAAGAACAATATAGTAAACTACAAAGCCATCATTTCTGGCAGCCAGATTGAAATTACACCATACTACATTCCCATGTTTCACTTTGGTTCATTTGCAAATGCAAAGCATAGGGTATTAATGTCTGCAACTACACAAGATGATTCTTTTTTTATAAAGGGGTTGCAATTTGATCTACAAACAATAAATGAACCATTAATTAATACAGAACAGAAATGGTCTGGAGAGAAAATGTTAATAATACCCTCATTAATTGATGAACTATTGATAAGAGAAGAAATTGTAAATAAATATGCCAAACCAGAAATTAAAAAATATGGTATAGTTTCTTTGGTGCCCAATACAAAATTTACTTTGCAATATTCTGAATATAGAGCAACTATTGCAAGTGCTACGAATATATTCGAACTTATCCAATCATTAAAAAATGGTAAATTCGAAAAAAACAGTCGTCATTACTAATAGGTATGATGGTATTGATTTGCCAGATGACAGTTGTCGCCTGCTAATTATTGATTCAAAACCTTATTTTAGATCACTTTCAGACATTTATGAGGAAACCTGTCGTGCAAACAGTGAGGTAATAAACACTCAAATCGCTCAGAAAATTGAGCAAGGATTAGGGAGAAGTGTTAGGGGCGAAAAGGACTATAGTGCAATAATAATAACAGGGGCAGATTTAGTTAAATTCATCAAAAGCTCAGCTACGAGTAAATTTTTTTCCGAACAAACTAGAAAACAAATAGAAATAGGGCTTGAGATTGCATCGTTAGCAAAAGAAGATTTGGACAAAAAAGAACATCCAATAAAAGTGGTTGAATCCTTGTTAAGACAATCTTTAGATAGAGATGAAGGCTGGAAAGAATTTTACAAAGAAAAAATGGACGAAATAGAGTTCGAGAAAGTTAATAGTTCGCTTCTAGAGCTTATTAATTGTGAAAATGAGGCAGAATATTACCATTATAGTGGTAATAATGAGAAAGCGATTAGTACTATACAAAAAATCATTGATAATTACTGTGATACAAATGACGAAAGAGGTTGGTATTTACAAACTCAAGCCAGATACAAATATGCAATTAGTGTATTAGAATCTAATAAGTTGCAGCTTGCCGCATTTAAGGCAAATTATCAATTACTGCACCCAAAAGAAGGTTTAAGTTATAACAAAATAAACTACATAAATATCAATAGGATTGATAGGATAAAAAAATTTATTGATGGTCAAGAATCATATAATGAGTTAATATTATCAATTGATCACATTTTGGGGGCGCTAGTTTTTGGTATGTCCTCAGAGAAATTTGAATTGGCCTTACAAGAATTAGGCTCTGCATTAGGATTTATAAGCCAAAGGCCCGATAAGGAATATAAAAAAGGGCCTGATAATTTATGGTGTGGGATTAATGATAAATATGTCCTTTTTGAATGTAAAAGTGAAGTTGCTATTGATAGGGGGGAAATTAACAAATACGAAGCTGGTCAAATGAATTCTCATTGTGGTTGGTTCAAAGAAACTTATGGTGAAAAATTCGTTAAACGAATATTGATTATCCCTACCAAAAAATTATCTTATCACGCAAATTTTACTGATAATGTAGAAATAATGAGGCTTGCCAGTTTAAAGAAATTAAAGGAAAATGTAAAAGGATTCTTTAAAGAATTTAAAAATTTTGACATTAAAGAAATAAGTGAGGAGAAGATTAATGAATTCATTAAGACACATGAATTAACAATAGATGATATAACTGATAAATATTCAGAAGTTTACTACCATAATAAAAAGTAAGCAATGAATTTTAACATATATAATTTTAATACTAAGTAATATAAATTAAGGGGATATTTTTCTTTAAAATCTATGAATGCGAAATATTTTTTGCTTTGTGCAAATGAAAATTATTGAATAAATTAATACGTTTACTAAATGTGCAAAATATTTTCAAATGATGCTTTCAATAGAAGGCTAGATTAAAAAAAAGAATCAATAGAGAAAAGTATTTCTTGGGGTAGGGCATCGTCAGTTCAAAACAAAGTTCGTTGCTACTACCCTTTATGTGAAATAACTAACACCTAATCTGACAAATGGAGTTTCCTTAGTTACAATAATTAAGATTTAATTTGACAAAAGGGTTTTCCTTAAGCATACACAATAAAATGAATTTAGAAATCTGACGCATGATTTGCATCCGATTTTATATTTCCACTATTCAGACGATCCCTCCCTGACGGGTTTCACCTCTGCAGAGATCGTTTCCATTTGATTCGATATATTAAAGTTAGGATTTTGCCCGAATTGTAAATCAATATTCTTCCCCTTTGCCGAATTTTTACTGTCCATACATGTCTGCAAGGGTGTATTTAAAGTAGTAATATAGTCATCTATTTATTCTTTCCTAATTATAAATAGTCCACCATTCGTCCAAGTCTAGTTGCGTATCCTCTATGCTTGTATATATTTTTTTCGAAAGGCAATGGCATAAAATTCCTCTTGCTTCGTTCTGTGCAGGGGAAATTTATGCCATTGATCTGATTGCAGTTTATGGGGTATTCGTGTATTCCCTACCCCCCTGAATACTTCGTTCTCCCATCCGTCATAATTTTTAATAAACTGACCTGCTAGTTTTCAGTAAACGAAGCAAATGCACTTGGTGTTCATTTAGGTGTGCATTTTCAAGTATTGCATCTATATTTGACTCATTTTGTTTTCTAAATTAGAGAAAAATAAATTAGCCTGATCATTTTCTCTTAGCTTCTTCAAACTTTTCCTTGTCCATTTTTAACAACATTTCAAACAATTTTTCGGCTTGCTCAATTGAAAAATGATTATTATTTTCAATCTTTCCAGTTGCCATAACTCCACCATTAGTAGCCGAAACTCCACAATTTTCATAAAAATTATTGGTATAGTAAATAACTGATTCGTTGTTAAATTTTTTCAATCCTTCTGTGGTAACACCAAGTGCTCCTGCAATTTGGTCAAGTCTCTCATCATTTATTTTTTCAGACTGCTCTAATTTAGAAACGGCTTGCTTAGTAACACCTAATCTATCTGCAAGGTCTTTTTGAGATATTCCTACTAATCGTCTTACTCCACTGACTTTGTGCCCTGCATGCTGAGTCGTTGCAAATTCTAAATCTTCCATAAATTATGATTTATTTTAGGTATTAGTTTTTTCTTTTAAGAATAATTCCAATTTTTCTCTTTCACTTTTTAGTAATCTTTCATAAAGCTCAACTACTTTATCAAGAGGGTTAATTTGTTGATTTGCATATCTACTTCCCGTAATAGCCCCACCATTAATGGTCGCATCTTTATAATTGTTAATATTATAGATGGCTTTTTCTACATCAAATTTCTTAATCAAATCTGGAGATACTCCTAAAACGTTTGAAATTTCATTTAACAAATAGTCTTCGACAACATCTTGTTGCTCTATTATTGAAACCTTAGCTCGACTAATATTTAATTCGTTCGCTAAAGTATCCTGCTTAATCCCAAGATATATTCTTATTCTTTGTATGTTTTGCCCATCATGACGATCCTCTTCGGGGAACAATTCAACTTTTTCATCTTTCATACTTCAAAATTTAATTAGCAAAAGACAACCAAAATTAACAAATGTCAACTATACTAACAACTTTATTTATTTCTATTTTCATATAATTGCAATTGATTATCGTTGTTCCTATTTGTTTTCACTGCTTCCTGAATTAACCCTTATTGGGTCAGATCGCGTCAAGGATGTTGTTTGATTTTTTAACCACAAAAAACAGGCTACATGAATATCCGTGCGATTTTATTAATTATTTTTATTTTCTTATTTTCAAATAATCATGCACAGCAGATAAAACCTTTGCAAATTGGCGATACCATTCCTGATCTTACACTCCAGAATATCCTCAATTATAAAGGTAATACAGTTAGAATTTCAGACTTCCGATCAAAATTATTAGTTCTGGATTTTTGGGCAACATGGTGCACAGCCTGCATCAATACTTTTGCCCACAACAACGAAATACAGAAAAAATACAATGTCCAAGTAAAAATTCTAAACGTTACATACGAACCAACAGATTTCACTGCAAATTTTTTGGATAAATTGGTTGCCAGAAAAGGAAATGCATACAGTATTACTACTGTAACTAATGACACCACCTTACAACAAATATTTCCACATAAGTTCGTCCCTCACCTAGTATGGATAGACTCCAATAGGGTTGTTCGGGCTATAACTGCATCTAGGCAGTTGACACCTGAAAACATCGATAAAATATTGGGCCAACACACTGTGGACTTCCAACAAAAGGCTGACATAAAGTACACACAACCACTCTTTCTATCTTCAGCGATACTGGATTCTTCGTTTACCCTACAGCACTACTCTTTATTGGTACATGGCAATATTTATGATGGCGCAGGTGTCGGACAGTATTATCTCAAAGATCACGAAAAAACATATGGGCTTAACTATACCAACCAAAGCTTGTTATTTATATTAAACATGTTGGGAAATCAAATATGGGAAAATTATTACCATTCCAACTTCAACCAAAACCGTATCCTGTTAGAATTGTCAGATAGTACCACGATGGACAAGTTAAGAAAAGATAATTGGCAATTTTCCTTTGTAGTATCTAAAAATAATTCAGATTCATTTTTTATAAAAGCGCTTGATGAAATTGGTAAAAATACGGACATAGATGTACAGATTGAGCAAAGACTCATGAATTGCATCGCATTAGTTAGGACAACTAATAATAACAAAATCGTTACAAAAGGAGGACGTCCATTAATCGATTTATGGTCGAAGAAGAAAGGAAATTTTAGAAACCAGCCCATAAAATATTTCGTAAACGAGTTGGATGGCGGGAATATCACACCCTTACCGATTATCGACGCAACAGGCATTCGGGGAAACATTGATATTACCCTTTATCCTCCGTATACATTAGAAAACATACGTTGTCAAATAAAATCCTATGGTCTGAATCTTGTCCCTGTTAAAAAAACACTAAATGTTATTATCGTTCACGATAAATCAAAAAAGCAATGAGAGCAATATTCGAACAATATTATACACGATTATGCCTTTTTGCATACAATATAGTATCTGATGACCAGATTGCCGAAGAGATCGTGCAGGATGCATTTTTAAAACTATCAGATATGGAGACTAAAAAACACGTCGTATATTTTAGGCAATGGCTATACAGCACGGTAAAAAACGCCGCCATAAACCATCTGAAGCAAAAGAAAAGACGGGACAGGCAAAGTCAGACCTATAATTATTATATGTATACCATACATATGGAAAAACAGTCCAATATAGAAGATCTCATCATTCGAAGCGAAGTAAACCGTAGGCTCTGGCAAGGGGTAGAAAAACTTCCAAGTCAAATGCAACAAGTAATACTGATGCATTTCGAAGATGGAAAGAGTGTAGGTGAAATCGCCAGAGAGTTACAGCTGCATGTTAGTACGGTTAAAACCCAGAAACAAAGAGGAATTTCCCAACTTCGTAAATACTTTTTGTTTCCATGGGTAGTATTCGCTTTTGTATGTGTGTATGATTTTTTTATTTTTTGACTTTTTTTGGGGAACTTGTAGTCTTTTAGCACGCTTTATTTGTCTTAGCAGGGAACAACAACCGAAAACAAACGATGGCAGGATACAAACAGGACAACAACGAACAATCGTTCCGAATAGCGACGCTCATTGCCAGATTCATGAAAGGGGAACTGGAAACAGAAGAGTCTCTAGAATTGGAAAACTGGTTAGAGGAAGATCCCAAAAACAGGGAGCTCTTTTCGGCCTTGAATGATCCTGCCCTACAAAAAAAAGACTTCGAGTATTTTATGGGTAAGGACATTTCTGGAAGTTGGGAAAATGTATCGTTAAGTATAAACAGTAAAAAAAAGAAAAATCCGCGAATTTACAAATGGTGGGCCATTGCGGCATCCCTGCTTCTAGTCGTCAGTCTTTTTAGCTGGTGGAGAATAGCCCACAAGCACACTGATAATGATACATTGTTATCAAAAAACGATATATATCCTGGTAGCTACAATGCAGTTTTGATAGACGATAAAGGCATCTCCCACCATCTTCAAAAAGATAGTGGATCCCAAGTTCCCATGTATGTTTCCAATACGTCAAACGGACTCTTTTACAATCATTTAAACGCAGTGGCACAGGGTAACAATACACTCATAGTTCCGATCAAGGGAATATTCCATGTTAGACTATCCGACGGAACTGAAGTTTGGCTACACCCGTCTACGACATTTAACTATCCAATAGTGTTCTCTGGAAAGGAACGAAGAGTCAACCTTACCGGGGACGCCTTCTTCAAAGTGGCAAAAAACAATCAAATGCCGTTTCGGGTGTACTGTAACGGCGTAATGACAGAAGCTGTCGGAACGGAATTTAATATAACTAGTAATGATAGCGGTTGTACGACCTCTTTGGTGCAAGGAAAAGTCAAGGTATCCAATGCGCACGGCTCTACCATGATGCAGCCTGGTAGCAGTCTAAGGATTTCCAGTTTCACCGTCCCTGGAAAAACTCAAACATTAGATACAACCATCTCTACTACCTGGAAAAATGGAGATTTCCATTTCCGTAGTACCCCATTAAAAGAGGTGATGGCTACACTTGCGGGGTGGTATGGAGTGTCAGTAAAGTATGAAGACTTCAATGGATTGGACAAAAAAACCTTCAATGGCGTATTGCCTCGGGACGTTTCGCTGGGGGAAAACCTTAAAACGATGGAACTGACAACCATCGCTAAATTTAAAGTACAAAACAACACTATATACATTTTTCCAAGTGCTGTAAGAACAGTTCCAAATTAAGACTACAGATTTTTTAATATAATTTTTTAAGCAAAATGAGAATTGATAAACTATGGGCTACCATGGTAAGGGATTTGCTATTCCCTTATCTTCAAAAACATATCTGCATCCTTGCCCTTTTACTTTCAATAATGCTGCATTCCAAAAGTCAGTCCACCCAAAAAAATATATCACTGGATGTGCATGACATTAAAATGGAGGACGTAATTGCTATGATAGAAAAGCAGTCAGGCAACATTTTCGTCTATGATGGGGATATCTTCAAAAATCAACAGAAGGTTACAATCCATGTAAACAGCATG from Rhizosphaericola mali includes:
- a CDS encoding helix-turn-helix domain-containing protein; its protein translation is MKDEKVELFPEEDRHDGQNIQRIRIYLGIKQDTLANELNISRAKVSIIEQQDVVEDYLLNEISNVLGVSPDLIKKFDVEKAIYNINNYKDATINGGAITGSRYANQQINPLDKVVELYERLLKSEREKLELFLKEKTNT
- a CDS encoding TlpA family protein disulfide reductase, translating into MNIRAILLIIFIFLFSNNHAQQIKPLQIGDTIPDLTLQNILNYKGNTVRISDFRSKLLVLDFWATWCTACINTFAHNNEIQKKYNVQVKILNVTYEPTDFTANFLDKLVARKGNAYSITTVTNDTTLQQIFPHKFVPHLVWIDSNRVVRAITASRQLTPENIDKILGQHTVDFQQKADIKYTQPLFLSSAILDSSFTLQHYSLLVHGNIYDGAGVGQYYLKDHEKTYGLNYTNQSLLFILNMLGNQIWENYYHSNFNQNRILLELSDSTTMDKLRKDNWQFSFVVSKNNSDSFFIKALDEIGKNTDIDVQIEQRLMNCIALVRTTNNNKIVTKGGRPLIDLWSKKKGNFRNQPIKYFVNELDGGNITPLPIIDATGIRGNIDITLYPPYTLENIRCQIKSYGLNLVPVKKTLNVIIVHDKSKKQ
- a CDS encoding RNA polymerase sigma factor, giving the protein MRAIFEQYYTRLCLFAYNIVSDDQIAEEIVQDAFLKLSDMETKKHVVYFRQWLYSTVKNAAINHLKQKKRRDRQSQTYNYYMYTIHMEKQSNIEDLIIRSEVNRRLWQGVEKLPSQMQQVILMHFEDGKSVGEIARELQLHVSTVKTQKQRGISQLRKYFLFPWVVFAFVCVYDFFIF
- a CDS encoding FecR family protein, which codes for MKGELETEESLELENWLEEDPKNRELFSALNDPALQKKDFEYFMGKDISGSWENVSLSINSKKKKNPRIYKWWAIAASLLLVVSLFSWWRIAHKHTDNDTLLSKNDIYPGSYNAVLIDDKGISHHLQKDSGSQVPMYVSNTSNGLFYNHLNAVAQGNNTLIVPIKGIFHVRLSDGTEVWLHPSTTFNYPIVFSGKERRVNLTGDAFFKVAKNNQMPFRVYCNGVMTEAVGTEFNITSNDSGCTTSLVQGKVKVSNAHGSTMMQPGSSLRISSFTVPGKTQTLDTTISTTWKNGDFHFRSTPLKEVMATLAGWYGVSVKYEDFNGLDKKTFNGVLPRDVSLGENLKTMELTTIAKFKVQNNTIYIFPSAVRTVPN